The region GTTGATGATTCCGCCCAGACGATGATGGGAAGGTATAAAGGAAAGATATCCGGCTCCAATGCGCATATCGGCGTTTATAGTTTTGAAAACAAGAAACACTTAACAACAGGTTCGGAAGGAGGAATGATAGTTTCCTCCGATCCAGAACTGGCGACCCGGGCGCGTAAGTTTGCTGGAATTGGATATAAGCACATGACCGCGACAGCGGGACGCACACACCTTGCGCTATCTACAGTCCAAGATCCCTCCTATGAACGGTTCGACACTATTGGCTTGAATTATAGAATGAACTCCATTTCAGCGGCTGTTGGCCTTGCTCAACTTGAGCGGGTCGATCATATCGTTGCTCGTCGACAAGCATGCGCCGGCATGTTTTTAAAAGCAATTGAGGGATGTTCTTGGATGGTTCCACAGACTGTTTACCCTCACGTCGAGCATACATATTATACTTTTGCTATCGATTACAGGGGAGAAGCGGAACGAGGCGTAAAATGGAAGGAATTTTACAATCGTTATTTAGAGATGGGCGGTGATGGCTTTTACGGATGTGTTGTTACACCGTATCTAGAACCTGCATTGCGCGGGAAACAGTTCGGAACGGAAAAATTGGTAGAAGGTCTTTGCCCTAAAGCTGAGGATTTACAAAGGCGTCTAATGCAATTTA is a window of Nitrospinota bacterium DNA encoding:
- a CDS encoding DegT/DnrJ/EryC1/StrS family aminotransferase, translated to VDDSAQTMMGRYKGKISGSNAHIGVYSFENKKHLTTGSEGGMIVSSDPELATRARKFAGIGYKHMTATAGRTHLALSTVQDPSYERFDTIGLNYRMNSISAAVGLAQLERVDHIVARRQACAGMFLKAIEGCSWMVPQTVYPHVEHTYYTFAIDYRGEAERGVKWKEFYNRYLEMGGDGFYGCVVTPYLEPALRGKQFGTEKLVEGLCPKAEDLQRRLMQFKTNYRDLGEARHKTEILSKLIDKIGR